The following coding sequences lie in one Arachis stenosperma cultivar V10309 chromosome 5, arast.V10309.gnm1.PFL2, whole genome shotgun sequence genomic window:
- the LOC130981409 gene encoding uncharacterized protein LOC130981409, giving the protein MEGWVMESISTCSMSVLINGSPSKPFKMERGMRQGDLLSPFLFVLVVDVLNRMIGEAVRNGRISPLLVGRDHIELSHRQFADDTILFCPPEEETIKNYKRLLRCFKLMLGLSINFDKSSLIPINCGEQWVQRMCSVLGCKQATLPVKYLDILLGANPRLVKTLKPVIDKVEEKLSLWKAKVLNKTGKLNRLPVYYLSLYKMPKAVAEKLISF; this is encoded by the coding sequence ATGGAGGGGTGGGTTATGGAGTCTATCAGTACGTGCTCTATGTCAGTATTGATAAATGGTTCACCATCCAAGCCGTTTAAGATGGAAAGAGGCATGCGACAAGGTGATCTCCTGTCCCCATTTTTGTTCGTACTTGTTGTTGATGTCCTAAATAGGATGATTGGAGAGGCGGTGAGAAACGGTCGCATATCGCCTTTGTTGGTTGGGCGAGATCATATTGAGTTGTCGCATCGCCAGTTTGCAGATGATACTATTTTATTCTGTCCCCCTGAGGAAGAGACCATCAAGAATTACAAGAGGCTGCTTCGTTGCTTTAAGCTGATGTTAGGTTTAAGTATTAACTTTGATAAATCAAGCTTGATTCCTATTAACTGTGGTGAGCAGTGGGTACAACGTATGTGCAGTGTGTTGGGCTGTAAGCAAGCCACTCTTCCAGTTAAATATCTAGACATCTTGTTAGGAGCAAACCCAAGGTTGGTTAAGACGTTGAAGCCAGTAATAGACAAAGTGGAGGAAAAGCTTAGCCTCTGGAAGGCCAAGGTACTCAATAAGACCGGTAAGTTGAATAGGCTTCCGGTTTATTATTTGAGCTTGTACAAGATGCCAAAGGCAGTCGCAGAGAAACTGATTTCCTTTTAG